From the Quercus lobata isolate SW786 chromosome 6, ValleyOak3.0 Primary Assembly, whole genome shotgun sequence genome, one window contains:
- the LOC115995014 gene encoding guanylate kinase 3, chloroplastic: protein MFRKILFPSPPPILFFPFKFSSFPKHRTLLSLSPNIIPHAPLRFFCLTSPMSTDSRALRTVSIPAADVADRSDLIRALETSLGSHFSSDPIVPTPNPLIVVISGPSGVGKDAVINRLTELRRNLHFVVTCTSRAMRPGETEGKDYYFVTKEQFLRMVDQDELLEHALVYGEYKGIPKKQVRDLMGKGYDVVLRVDIQGAETLRRVLGQKAVFMFLTAESEAKMVERLVDRRTERKEELLVRIATAREEVKRVSSFDYVVVNREGELEKAVQTVEAIIDAEKAKVRQRNAVL from the coding sequence ATGTTCCGTAAAAtccttttcccctctccccctccaattctcttttttcccttcaaattttCCTCATTTCCCAAACACAGGACATTACTATCCTTGTCCCCAAACATCATCCCCCACGCTCCCCTCCGTTTTTTCTGCCTAACCTCGCCAATGTCGACCGACTCTCGCGCCCTCCGCACCGTGTCCATTCCGGCCGCCGACGTGGCCGACCGCTCCGACCTGATTCGGGCCCTGGAGACCTCGCTCGGGTCGCATTTCAGCTCCGACCCGATCGTCCCGACTCCGAACCCGCTGATAGTCGTCATCAGCGGCCCCAGCGGCGTCGGCAAGGACGCCGTGATAAACCGCCTGACGGAGCTCCGCCGGAACCTCCACTTCGTCGTGACCTGCACGAGCCGCGCCATGCGGCCCGGCGAGACCGAAGGGAAAGACTACTACTTCGTGACGAAGGAGCAGTTTCTGAGGATGGTGGATCAGGACGAGCTGCTGGAGCACGCGCTGGTGTACGGCGAGTACAAGGGGATTCCGAAGAAGCAGGTGAGGGATCTCATGGGGAAAGGCTACGACGTGGTGCTGAGGGTCGATATCCAGGGCGCCGAGACGCTGCGGCGGGTCCTGGGGCAGAAGGCGGTGTTCATGTTCTTGACGGCGGAGAGCGAGGCGAAGATGGTGGAGAGATTGGTGGACAGGAGGACGGAGAGGAAAGAGGAGTTGCTCGTGAGGATCGCCACCGCGAGAGAGGAGGTTAAGCGCGTTTCGAGTTTCGATTATGTGGTTGTTAACAGGGAAGGGGAGTTGGAGAAGGCGGTGCAGACGGTGGAGGCGATTATCGATGCCGAAAAGGCCAAGGTGCGGCAGCGGAATGCCGTCCtataa